From the genome of Longispora fulva:
CGGCGTCGGTGTTGTCGGAGATCCACGCCTGGTCGGTGCGGGCGAGGATGCCCAGGTCGACGCGCCCGCCGCCACCGGCGCATGTCTCGATCCGCAGGCCGGCGTGCGCGGCGCGGAGCCGGTCGATGATGGCGTACACGTTGGTGATGTGGTCGATCCACAGCCGTTCACCGTCGGCGCCCCGTTGCGGCCAGCCCGGTTCGGTGAACGCCCGGTTCATGTCCCACTTGAGCATCTCGATGTCGTGCTGGCCGACGAGTTCGTCGAGCCACTTGTAGGCCCAGTCGGCGACGTCGTCGCGGGCGAAGTTGAGGACGAGCTGGTGGCGCATGGTGGTGCGGGTGCGGTGCGGCATGTGCAGTACCCAGTCGGGGTGGGCGCGGTAGAGGTCGCTGTCGGGGTTGACCATCTCCGGTTCGACCCAGATCCCGAACCTCATGCCGAGGCGGCGGACCTCTGTAGCCAGCGGGCCGAGGCCGTGCGGGAACCGGGTCGGGTTGGGGGTCCAGTCGCCGAGCCCGGAGCGGGCGTCGCGCCGGCCGCCGAACCAGCCGTCGTCCATGACGAACAGCTCGACGCCCAGGTCGGCGGCCGCGGTGGCGAGCCTGCGCTGGTTGTCCTCGTCCACGTCGAAGCCGGTCGCCTCCCACGAGTTGTACGTGACCGGCCGCAGCTCCTCGGCCTGGGGGAGGACGTGTCGGGCCTGATAGGAGTGCCACTGCCGGCTGGCCGCCCCGAAGCCCCCGCTGGTGTACAGGCCGGCGAACACCGGGGTGCGGTGCCGCTGGCCGGGGCGCAGGGTCCAGTTGATGCCCTCGTGCCCGGCCCCGCCGGTCCAGCTGGCCCGGCCGTCGGGGTCGTGGTGCACGGCGATCCGCCAGCTGCCGCTCCACGCCAATGCCGCGCTCCACACCTCCCCGTGCTCCTCGGTGGCGTCCCCGGCGTCGAGCATCACCCAGGGGTTGGCCTGGTGGCTGGTGTGCCCGCGCCTGCTGGTCAGCACAGTCTCCGCGCGGGCGAGGGGGACCCGTTCCAGCTGGCTCTCGGCGGACCAGCCGCCGGTGATGTGGCTGAGCCGATACCCGTCGCGGGGTGGTGCCGTCCACGCCGCGGCGTCGCAGCGCAGCACCTCGATCGGGTGGTCGGCGCTGGTGTTGTGCAGGGTGGCCCAGCGTTCGATCACGTCGCTGTCGTCGTGCACCCGGTAGTGCAGGGTGATCTCCAGTGGATAGTGGTCGTCGCGGAACCGCAGCGACAGCCGGCCGCCGTCGACCTCCTGGCTGAGGTAGTGCCACTGCACGCCCCGGGCCCCGCCGTCGAACCGCACCTGCAGCGACGGCGGCCCGAACCGGGCTGGACCCTCCGCCGGGTACTCCTCGTCGATCACCCCGTCGAAGCTGCTGTCCCCGCCGGCGGGCACGGAAACGGACAGCGCCTGCTCGAGGGTGAGGCGCGGTCCCCACGCCACGTGGCGCGGGCTGTCGTCGGCGGCGAGCCGCAGCGCGTAGCCGCTCGACGGCGTGCTCAGCAGCCACAGTCGGCTGTCCGGGTCGTGGACCAGGGGGTTCATGCTGCTCCTCGCGGGTCGATGGGTACCAAAACAGCCTATGTTTCGGGCTCGTGAAATTCAATTCTTGACGAAGTTAATTTATGTGCCTAGTGTTCGGCCTATGAGCCCCAGACGCCCGCCGATCACCACCCAGGCATCCACCGCCGTGTTCACCCAGGTCCTCACCCAGGGCCCGGTGTCCCGGGTCGACCTCGCCCGGCGCACTGGGCTGTCCTCCGCCGCGATCACCAAGGCGGCCCGGCCATTCCTGGACGCCGGCTACCTGGAGGAACTCGAGGCCGGCGAGCGCACTGCGCCGGGGGCCGGCCGACCGGCCAGCCCCCTGGTCGTACGGGCCGACAGGGAGTTCTTCGTCGGCGTGAAGATCACCACCGAGGACCTGATCGGGGTCGTCGGGGACCTGCGGACCCAGATCCGCGCTTCCGCGCACCACCAGCTCGCCGCAGGCGACGTCGAACACGTCGTCGGAGCCCTGGCCGAGCTGGTCGACGAGCTGCTGGCCCGCTCGCCGGAGTACCGCGAACGCACCCACGTCATGGGCGTCGCGGTCTCCGGCGACGTGGACCGCGCGACCGGCACGGTGCGGTACTCGCCGTTCCTCGGCTGGCGCGACGTACCCCTCGCGGAGCTGCTCGCCGAGGCCACGGGCCTGAAAGTGGTGCTGGAAAACGACGTCAAGGCGCTGACCGTCGCCGAACAGTGGTTCGGCGAGGGCGTGGGACTGTCCTCGTTCGCACTGGTCACCGTCGGCACCGGTATCGGTTGCGGACTCGTGATCGGCGGGAACCTCGTCGCCGGCGCGCACGGCGTCGCCGGCGAACTCGGCCACCTGGCCGTCGCCGCGGAGCCGGCCTGCCACTGCGGCGGCACCGGGTGCGTGGAGGCGATCGCGAGCACCGACGCGATCGTCGCCCGCGCCCGCCTCGTCACCGGCTCGCCGGCCCTGAGCATGGAACAGGCGGTGACGGGCGCGCGCGGGGGCGACCCGCTACTGCGGGGAGTCTTCGACCGGGCCGGGCACGCGATCGGACTCGGCCTGACCGCCGTGGCCAACCTCGTGGGCCCGGAACGCATCGTGGTCTCCGGGGAGGGCCTGGCGGCCTACGACCTGTTCGAACCCCAGATTCGCGAGACGTTCGCCCGGCAGGCGTTCGGGGCCGCGGCCGACTGCGCGTTGATCATCCGGCCGCTGCCCTTCGAGGAATGGGCACGCGGTGCCGCCTCGGTGGCGGTGCAGAGCCTGTTCTCGGGCCACGCCCATTAACTGAATTGGGATCGCATCCTGCCAAAGCGCGGGTGTGACCGGCGGAAACGTCCATATCATTGCGGATACCCAAGACCCGGGTGATCCGTCGAACAGACACGCCCATTCTGGGTCACCTGAACGGAGAACCCCCCGTGAGTACCACCTTTTCCCGCCGCCGTTTTCTCAGCACATCGCTCCTGTTCGCAGGAGGCGCGATCGTGGCCGGATGCGGTGCGGACCCCAAGAAGGCTCCCGGCACCCAGGTCACGCTGAACCAGTGGTACCACGCGTACGGGGAGAAAGGCACCCAGGAGGCGGTCAAGCGCTACGCCGCCGAATACACGAAGAACAACCCGGACGTGGCCATCAACGTCACCTGGGTCGCCGGCGAGTACGAGACCAAGCTCAACTCCGCGCTGCTCACCGCCGGCGCGCCCGACGTCTTCGAGATCGGCGACTTCCGCCACCAGATGGTCAAGAACGGCAACCTCGCGCCACTCGACGACGTGATCGGATCCGCCAAGGGCCAGTACAGCAAGGCCGCGCTGGACCTGGTCACGGTCGACGGCAAGATCTACGGCATCAAGATGATCGACGACATCATGATGCTGTACTACCGCAAGTCGGTCCTCGCCGCCGCGGGCATCACCCCGCCGCAGACGTTCGCCGACCTGCTCGCAGCGGCCAGGAAGCTGACCACGCCCAAGCAGAAGGGCCTGTTCGTCGGCAACGACGGCATCGGCGACGTGCCGTACCTGCTGCTGTGGTCGGCCGGTGGCGACCTCCTCAGCGGCGGCAGGGTCGCGTTCGACTCCCCGGCCGCCCGCGAGGCGCTCGGCGGGCTGCGCCAACTGCACGACGCCGGAGTCCTCCTGGAGGGCTTCAGCACCGACTGGTACGACCCGGGCGCGATCGTGCAGAACGCCGCTGCGATGCACTGGTGTGGACTGTGGGCGCTGCCGGCCGTCAGCAAGGAACTCGGCGACGACTTCGGCGTGGTGCCGTGGCCGGCGTTCAACGCCTCCGGGGCCCCCGCCGCGCGACTCGGCGGCTGGTACGAACTGGTCAACGCCAAGAGCCAGCACGTCGACGAGGCCAAGAAGTACGTCCAGTGGCTGTGGGTCCAGCAGGAGGAACTGCAGAAGGACTGGTGCGTCAAGTACGGGTTCCACGTCCCGCCCAAGTCCGGCGTCGCCGCGAGGACCACCGAACTCAGCCAGGGCCCGGCCCGGGCGGCCGTGGAGATCTCCCAGAAGTACGGCCACTCCTTCCCCTCGCTGTGGAACACCGCGACCGGCACGGCGTTCGGCGAGGCTGCCTCGAAGATCGCCAAGCAGAAGGCCGACCCCGCCGCGGCTCTGGCCGACGCCGCCGCCCGGTGCCAGGCCGAGATCGACAAGCAGCTCGGCTGAACGATGAAGACCGCTACCCGTCCCCTCCAAGCCCCGACCGAGGCCATCACCCGGCCCCGGCGGCGCACCGACAGATCCGCGATCCTGGCCTTCGTGGCCCTGACCGCGCCCATGGTCCTCGGGCTCGGGTTGTTCAAGTACGTGGCGATCGGCTGGAGCTTCCTGCTCAGCCTGAGCGAGGCGCGCGGAACCATCACCATCGGATCGTGGGTCGGACTCGACAACTACGAGTTCCTGCTCCGCGATCCCGGGTTCCGCTCCTCGCTGGTCACCATCGTGCTGTTCGCCGTGTTCATCGTGCCGGTCACCTTCGCCGGCGCCCTGGGCCTCGCCATACTCCTGCACCGGATACGGCGCGGCCGTGCCCTTTTCCGGACCACCTTCCTGATCCCCGCGGCGGTGTCCTACGTGGCCGCGGCGCTCGTATGGAAGATGAGCCTGTTCAACGGCCTGCCCTCGGGGATCGCCAACACGGTCCTCCTGCTGTTCGGCCAGGACGCCGTCCCGTGGGTGGCGACCCAGGACCCGCCGCTGTACTGGGTGGTCCTGGTGACCCTGCGCCTGTGGCTGCAGGTCGGCTTCTACATGGTGCTGTTCCTCGCCGGACTGCAGGCGATCCCGCCGCACCTGTACGAGGCCGCGTCGCTGGACGGGGCCGCCGGTTGGGCGATGTTCCGGCACATCACCCTGCCCATGCTGCGCAACACGTCCGTGGCGGTGCTCATGCTGCTGCTGATCAACGCGCTGCAGGCGTTCGACGAGTTCTACAACATCTTCAGCAGCGGCCTGGGGGCCAGCGCCACCGCCCCCGTCCGCCCCCCTCTGGTCTACCTGTACGGCGTCGCGCTCGGCGACCAGAACTACGGCGTCGGATCCGCGGGGGCGTTCCTGCTCACCCTGATCATCGTCGCCATCACCCTGGTCCAGGGCCGCGTGGTCGGCTTCGGGCGAAAGGACTGACCATGATCCGCGTCCTCGTCCGCTACCTCGGCCTCGGCCTGCTCAGCACCCTGTTCCTGCTGCCGTTCTACATCATGCTGCGTAACTCGCTCATGACCACCCGGCAGGTCACCTCGACGGACTGGCAGTGGCTGCCCGTCCCGTTCACCCTCGACAACTTCACCGAACTGTTCACCGACACATCCGTCCCCATGGGCGGCGCACTGGCCAACTCGCTGCTGATCGCCACCGTCACCGCCCCCGTCTCCACCATGCTGGCGGCCATGGCCGGCTACGCGCTGGCCCGCATCCAGGTCCCCGGCAGGGGAGTGGTCACGGCCTTCATCGTCGCCACCCTGATGATCCCCGGATCGGTCACCTTCGTGCCCACCTTCGTGGTCATCGACGCGCTCGGCGGAGTGAACACCCGGTGGGGGATCATCGCCCCGGGCCTGTTCAACGCCTTCGCCGTCCTGCTGTTCCGCAGCTTCTACCTGCGGTTCCCCTCCGAGATCGAAGAGGCCGGCCGGCTCGACGGGCTGGGCCACGTGGGCGTCTTCCGGCGCCTGGCCCTGCCCAACTCCACGACCATGATCGCCGCCATGGGGGCGCTGTCGTTCATCGACAGCTGGAACGCCTTCCTGTGGCCCCTGGTCATCGGCCAGGACCCCTCCACGTGGACCGTGCAGATCGCCCTGTCGACGTTCCTCACCGCGCAGACCGTCAACCTGCCCGGACTGTTCGCCGGCGCGGTCGTCTCCATCCTGCCCCTGGTGGTCATGTTCCTCGTCGCCCAGCGCTACATCGTGCAGGGCATCACCATGAGCGGCCTGAAGGACTGACCGCTCCACGACCCGGCGG
Proteins encoded in this window:
- a CDS encoding alpha-galactosidase, whose amino-acid sequence is MNPLVHDPDSRLWLLSTPSSGYALRLAADDSPRHVAWGPRLTLEQALSVSVPAGGDSSFDGVIDEEYPAEGPARFGPPSLQVRFDGGARGVQWHYLSQEVDGGRLSLRFRDDHYPLEITLHYRVHDDSDVIERWATLHNTSADHPIEVLRCDAAAWTAPPRDGYRLSHITGGWSAESQLERVPLARAETVLTSRRGHTSHQANPWVMLDAGDATEEHGEVWSAALAWSGSWRIAVHHDPDGRASWTGGAGHEGINWTLRPGQRHRTPVFAGLYTSGGFGAASRQWHSYQARHVLPQAEELRPVTYNSWEATGFDVDEDNQRRLATAAADLGVELFVMDDGWFGGRRDARSGLGDWTPNPTRFPHGLGPLATEVRRLGMRFGIWVEPEMVNPDSDLYRAHPDWVLHMPHRTRTTMRHQLVLNFARDDVADWAYKWLDELVGQHDIEMLKWDMNRAFTEPGWPQRGADGERLWIDHITNVYAIIDRLRAAHAGLRIETCAGGGGRVDLGILARTDQAWISDNTDAVDRIAIQHGYSQLYPARTMAAWVTDSPNPHTGRVVPLAFRFHVAMSGVLGLGGDLLHWTAPDLAEARTLIAAYKDIRPVVQHGELYRLGQDAVQYLYGDRVVVLTWRLTSRPPHQPLALRLAGLEPGALYRDETTGHVHHGHTLMTHGIIQPLPPGDYASALIRLRRA
- a CDS encoding ROK family protein, producing the protein MSPRRPPITTQASTAVFTQVLTQGPVSRVDLARRTGLSSAAITKAARPFLDAGYLEELEAGERTAPGAGRPASPLVVRADREFFVGVKITTEDLIGVVGDLRTQIRASAHHQLAAGDVEHVVGALAELVDELLARSPEYRERTHVMGVAVSGDVDRATGTVRYSPFLGWRDVPLAELLAEATGLKVVLENDVKALTVAEQWFGEGVGLSSFALVTVGTGIGCGLVIGGNLVAGAHGVAGELGHLAVAAEPACHCGGTGCVEAIASTDAIVARARLVTGSPALSMEQAVTGARGGDPLLRGVFDRAGHAIGLGLTAVANLVGPERIVVSGEGLAAYDLFEPQIRETFARQAFGAAADCALIIRPLPFEEWARGAASVAVQSLFSGHAH
- a CDS encoding ABC transporter substrate-binding protein, yielding MSTTFSRRRFLSTSLLFAGGAIVAGCGADPKKAPGTQVTLNQWYHAYGEKGTQEAVKRYAAEYTKNNPDVAINVTWVAGEYETKLNSALLTAGAPDVFEIGDFRHQMVKNGNLAPLDDVIGSAKGQYSKAALDLVTVDGKIYGIKMIDDIMMLYYRKSVLAAAGITPPQTFADLLAAARKLTTPKQKGLFVGNDGIGDVPYLLLWSAGGDLLSGGRVAFDSPAAREALGGLRQLHDAGVLLEGFSTDWYDPGAIVQNAAAMHWCGLWALPAVSKELGDDFGVVPWPAFNASGAPAARLGGWYELVNAKSQHVDEAKKYVQWLWVQQEELQKDWCVKYGFHVPPKSGVAARTTELSQGPARAAVEISQKYGHSFPSLWNTATGTAFGEAASKIAKQKADPAAALADAAARCQAEIDKQLG
- a CDS encoding carbohydrate ABC transporter permease, with the protein product MKTATRPLQAPTEAITRPRRRTDRSAILAFVALTAPMVLGLGLFKYVAIGWSFLLSLSEARGTITIGSWVGLDNYEFLLRDPGFRSSLVTIVLFAVFIVPVTFAGALGLAILLHRIRRGRALFRTTFLIPAAVSYVAAALVWKMSLFNGLPSGIANTVLLLFGQDAVPWVATQDPPLYWVVLVTLRLWLQVGFYMVLFLAGLQAIPPHLYEAASLDGAAGWAMFRHITLPMLRNTSVAVLMLLLINALQAFDEFYNIFSSGLGASATAPVRPPLVYLYGVALGDQNYGVGSAGAFLLTLIIVAITLVQGRVVGFGRKD
- a CDS encoding carbohydrate ABC transporter permease, which encodes MIRVLVRYLGLGLLSTLFLLPFYIMLRNSLMTTRQVTSTDWQWLPVPFTLDNFTELFTDTSVPMGGALANSLLIATVTAPVSTMLAAMAGYALARIQVPGRGVVTAFIVATLMIPGSVTFVPTFVVIDALGGVNTRWGIIAPGLFNAFAVLLFRSFYLRFPSEIEEAGRLDGLGHVGVFRRLALPNSTTMIAAMGALSFIDSWNAFLWPLVIGQDPSTWTVQIALSTFLTAQTVNLPGLFAGAVVSILPLVVMFLVAQRYIVQGITMSGLKD